AATTAGCTACCCAGGCACGGCAAGTGTTTACGCGATTCAAACCAATGCTTGCTCAATTCAAATAAGGGCTAAAAACAAGCAACAGAAAAGTAAAATTTTTAAAAAACTGAACCAGCTTAAGCTTTTGGCTTAGTTCCAGATCCCGTTCATCTCGGTTAAAACCAAAGGTTTACCATCGGTTATTACCAGGGTATGTTCGTGTTGCGCCACAAAGCCGCCCTTGTTGCCCACCAAAGTCCAGCCATCGTTTTCGGTTTCGGCGTAAGTAGAATGGGTGGAGATGAATGTTTCCACGGCAATTACCGAGTTTTTCTTAAACCGGGTAAAATTAAAGCGGTCGTAGTAATTCGCGATTTCGCCAGGTTCTTCGTGCAGCTTGCGGCCAATGCCGTGGCCAGTTAAATTCTTAATTACTTTGTAGCCCGATTTTTTTGCTTCGGTTTCAATTAACCGGCCCAACTCGGCCACGCGCATACCGCCTTTAATCGAGTTAATGGCTTTGGCCAGGATTTGTTTTGAAGCATCTACCAAGGGTTGGTGGTGGTTTATATCTTCACCCAAAATAAAAGAACCGCCGTTATCGGCCCAAAAACCATTTAACTCCGCCGATACATCAATGTTAATTAAATCGCCTTCCTGGAGCACCCGGGTAGCCGACGGAATACCGTGGGCAATTTCGTTATTCACGCTGATGCAGGTCCAGCCGGGGAAATTATAAGTAAGCGCCGGTGCCGAATTTGCCCCGAGTTTTTTTATAATTTGCCCGCCAAATTCATCTATTTCTTTGGTAGTCATACCTACCCTGGTGTATTCGCGCATTTCCCGGAGAGCGGTAGCCACTACTTCACTAATTATTTTCATGCCGGTTAGTTCGGCTTCTTTGGTTATCGACATCGTAACTTAATTTATATGTGTAATCACCACGCTGGCTAAAAGAATACTTGCTCTTTCGGCTAAACAGGGGTTGTTTTAATGGTAACAAAGGTCAGCCGTGTTTTTACTCCCGATTACGCCATGAAATGGCAATAAAGACGAAAAATTCGTCTTGCTAAATTATTTTTTAAATTTTAAAATTTAGATCAAACAAAGTAACCCAACCAGCCTCCAATACGCCAGTCCCGAGAAAAATTAAAAAACTAGGAAGTAATAATTAAATAATTTTAAAAAATAAATAAGGTACGATGCTAGGTTTTAGGATATTTTCTAATTATCTATCTGATTTCCAGATAGCTTAAGCTGGTGGCAATGCAAGCTTGCGAAATTTCCCGCTTTGCTTGTAAACCCAACCCGAAATAGCTTCTTATGTAAATTCAGCCTAAACAATTAATCTGACCAAAATGACCGAAGAATTTGCGAAACACTTTGCCGAAGAATGGATAACCGCCTGGAACACGCACGACCTGGATCGTATCCTTAGCCATTACACCGAGGATTTTACCATTGTAACCCCCATGGCCAAAAAAATAATACCCGAAAGCAACGGCACCGTTGCGGGGAAAGACCAGGTGCGGGCCTACTGGCAACAAGGCTTAAAATTAATTCCAGACCTGCGTTTTGAGTTGATAGATGTATTAACCGGCATTAATGGCATAACGCTTTATTACCACAATACCGCTACGGGTCGAAAAACTACCGAAATTATGTTTTTAAATGCAGAGCAAAAAGTAGAAAAAGCTTTTGCCATGTATTCCTGAGGTTTTGCTGGCGATGAAATATTAATTTTTCAAATTTAAGAGCCAAGCGAAGTTTTATTTTTATATCTGCTTCCAGTTTAATGCCGTGTAAAGGGAGCTATGGATGGTGGCCATTTTTAAACTGGACGGAAGTTAAAAACTGCCTTTTATAAATACCCACCAGCTACAAGCTGGCGGGAGTTGCGGATAAAA
The sequence above is a segment of the Adhaeribacter swui genome. Coding sequences within it:
- the map gene encoding type I methionyl aminopeptidase, encoding MSITKEAELTGMKIISEVVATALREMREYTRVGMTTKEIDEFGGQIIKKLGANSAPALTYNFPGWTCISVNNEIAHGIPSATRVLQEGDLINIDVSAELNGFWADNGGSFILGEDINHHQPLVDASKQILAKAINSIKGGMRVAELGRLIETEAKKSGYKVIKNLTGHGIGRKLHEEPGEIANYYDRFNFTRFKKNSVIAVETFISTHSTYAETENDGWTLVGNKGGFVAQHEHTLVITDGKPLVLTEMNGIWN
- a CDS encoding nuclear transport factor 2 family protein → MTEEFAKHFAEEWITAWNTHDLDRILSHYTEDFTIVTPMAKKIIPESNGTVAGKDQVRAYWQQGLKLIPDLRFELIDVLTGINGITLYYHNTATGRKTTEIMFLNAEQKVEKAFAMYS